The following coding sequences are from one Humulus lupulus chromosome X, drHumLupu1.1, whole genome shotgun sequence window:
- the LOC133807017 gene encoding probable CoA ligase CCL5 gives MENSSKAIVDERSGYCKSNSIFYSKRKPVQLPQNHSVDVTTFISSRAHHGKIAFIDAATGRHLTFPQLWRAVDSVATCLSAMGIRKGDVILLLSPNSIYFPVVCLAVMSLGAIITTTNPLNTPREIAKQIADSKPVLAFTIPQLVSKIAGSNLPTVIIDDEVKNSLDKTLNIVSSLGQMMRKEPSPNRIGYRVNQEDTATLLYSSGTTGASKGVVSSHKNLIAMVQTILSRFGTEDGEHTFICTVPMFHIYGLAAFAMGLLSSGSTIVILSKFEIHEMLSAIERYRATYLPLVPPILMALLKNANHIRAKYDLSSLQSVLSGGAPLSKEVIEGFVENYPTVSILQGYGLTESTGIGASTDCLQESRRYGTAGMLSPSMEAKIVNPETGEALSVNRTGELWLRGPTIMKGYFSNEEATSSTIDSEGWLRTGDLCYIDEDGFIFVVDRLKELIKYKGYQVAPAELEALLLSHPEISDAAVIPYPDKEAGQFPMAYVVRKGGSNISESTVMDFIAKLVAPYKRIRKVAFVASIPKNPSGKILRKDLIKLATSKL, from the exons ATGGAGAACTCTAGCAAAGCCATAGTCGACGAGAGAAGCGGCTACTGTAAATCAAACTCCATCTTCTACAGCAAACGCAAGCCCGTACAGCTCCCGCAGAACCATTCCGTCGACGTCACCACCTTCATCTCGTCTCGCGCTCACCATGGCAAGATCGCCTTCATCGATGCCGCCACCGGTCGCCACCTCACTTTTCCTCAGCTATGGCGAGCCGTTGATTCCGTCGCCACTTGTCTCTCCGCCATGGGCATTCGGAAAGGTGACGTCATCCTCCTCCTTTCCCCGAACTCCATTTACTTCCCGGTGGTCTGTCTCGCCGTGATGTCACTCGGCGCCATCATCACCACCACCAATCCCCTCAACACTCCCAGAGAAATCGCTAAACAAATCGCCGATTCCAAACCGGTCCTCGCCTTCACGATTCCTCAGCTCGTCTCCAAAATCGCCGGTTCTAATCTCCCAACCGTTATCATCGACGACGAGGTAAAAAATTCGCTTGATAAAACCCTGAATATTGTGTCGTCGTTGGGGCAGATGATGAGAAAGGAACCGAGCCCTAATCGGATCGGGTACCGGGTCAACCAGGAGGACACGGCTACTCTACTCTACTCCTCCGGTACAACCGGTGCGAGTAAAGGAGTGGTTTCATCTCACAAGAATCTAATCGCAATGGTTCAAACCATTCTCAGCCGTTTCGGCACCGAAGATGGGGAGCACACCTTCATCTGCACCGTTCCCATGTTCCACATCTACGGCTTAGCTGCCTTCGCGATGGGCCTTCTTTCGTCTGGATCAACAATCGTGATTCTCTCCAAGTTCGAGATCCACGAAATGCTGTCCGCGATCGAGAGGTACAGAGCCACCTACCTTCCTCTCGTGCCGCCGATTCTGATGGCGCTGTTGAAAAACGCGAATCACATAAGGGCGAAGTACGATCTGAGCTCATTACAATCAGTTCTTTCGGGCGGAGCTCCGCTGAGCAAGGAGGTAATCGAAGGGTTCGTGGAGAACTATCCAACGGTGAGTATACTTCAGGGGTACGGGTTGACCGAATCAACTGGAATCGGAGCTTCGACGGACTGTCTACAAGAGAGCCGGCGGTACGGAACTGCCGGAATGTTGTCTCCGAGCATGGAGGCCAAGATTGTGAACCCTGAAACTGGTGAAGCTTTATCGGTTAACCGGACCGGCGAGCTTTGGCTGAGGGGTCCAACAATTATGAAAG GTTATTTCAGCAATGAAGAAGCAACTTCATCTACTATTGACTCAGAAGGATGGTTAAGAACTGGTGATCTCTGCTACATTGATGAAGATGGATTCATTTTCGTGGTTGATAGGTTGAAAGAGCTTATTAAATACAAGGGTTATCAG GTGGCCCCAGCAGAACTAGAGGCCTTGTTACTTTCTCATCCTGAAATTTCTGACGCTGCTGTTATACC ATATCCTGACAAGGAAGCTGGGCAATTTCCTATGGCATACGTGGTTAGAAAAGGTGGAAGTAATATATCTGAATCTACAGTCATGGATTTCATAGCCAAACTG GTGGCGCCATACAAGAGAATTCGAAAAGTGGCATTTGTAGCATCCATACCCAAGAATCCTTCTGGCAAGATTTTAAGGAAGGATCTCATTAAACTCGCTACCTCCAAACTCTAA